Proteins from one Ahaetulla prasina isolate Xishuangbanna chromosome 2, ASM2864084v1, whole genome shotgun sequence genomic window:
- the VHL gene encoding von Hippel-Lindau disease tumor suppressor codes for MPQKPGEEEEEEREREDAARRLCSVNTREPCEVIFCNRTPRLVRPVWLDFNGRPSPYPTLKPGTGRRMCSYLEHLWLFRDARSDDSLLVNQTELFVATRNTNGQPIFANITLPVFTLKERCLQVIRKLVKPRNYRELDIVRSLYEDLEDYPDIRKDLQRLSVERHNRLRNGISD; via the exons ATGCCGCAGAAAcctggggaagaggaggaagaagagcgaGAACGGGAAGACGCTGCTCGGCGTCTGTGCTCGGTAAACACGCGGGAGCCTTGCGAAGTTATTTTCTGCAACCGCACCCCCCGCTTGGTGAGACCTGTCTGGTTGGACTTCAACGGGAGGCCAAGCCCCTATCCCACCCTGAAACCGGGCACCGGCCGCCGGATGTGCAGCTACTTGG aacATCTTTGGTTGTTCAGAGATGCCAGGTCAGATGATAGTCTTCTTGTTAACCAGACAGAGCTGTTTGTAGCTACTCGCAATACAAATGGACAACCCATATTCGCAAATATTACATTACCAG TATTCACTCTGAAGGAAAGATGTCTGCAAGTGATCCGCAAATTAGTGAAACCAAGAAACTACAGGGAATTAGACATTGTTCGTTCATTATATGAAGATCTAGAAGATTATCCAGATATTAGGAAGGATCTTCAGCGGCTTTCTGTGGAAAGACATAACCGGCTGAGAAATGGAATATCTGATTGA